In one Pseudomonas sp. Bout1 genomic region, the following are encoded:
- a CDS encoding aspartate aminotransferase family protein — MSVATSRIEETQAVPAETLYQFDENPLLARQRQQESNARSYPRRIPLALKRARGIYVEDVEGRSFIDCLAGAGTLALGHNHPVVIEAIRQVLSDELPLHTLDLTTPVKDQFVQDLFGLLPPALAREAKIQFCGPTGTDAVEAALKLVRTATGRSTVLSFQGGYHGMSQGALSLMGSLGPKKPLGALLGNGVQFLPFPYDYRCPFGLGGAEGVKVNLHYLENLLNDPEAGVLLPAAVIVEVVQGEGGVIPADLDWLRGLRRITEQAGVALIVDEIQSGFGRTGKMFAFEHAGIVPDVVVLSKAIGGSLPLAVVVYRDWLDTWLPGAHAGTFRGNQMAMAAGSAVMRYLKDHDIPAHAAAMGERLGEHLRILQRDFPQMGDIRGRGLMLGVELVDPAGTLDTQGHPPVHRHLAPLVQRECLKRGLILELGGRHGSVVRFLPPLVITAAEIDRVAEIFGRALAAAVASF; from the coding sequence ATGTCAGTCGCTACCAGCCGTATCGAGGAGACCCAGGCGGTCCCTGCGGAAACGCTCTACCAGTTCGATGAAAACCCGCTGCTGGCCCGCCAGCGCCAGCAGGAATCCAATGCCCGCAGCTATCCCCGGCGCATTCCCCTGGCGCTCAAACGCGCCCGGGGGATCTATGTCGAGGACGTTGAAGGGCGCAGCTTTATCGATTGCCTGGCCGGCGCCGGCACTCTGGCATTGGGGCACAACCACCCGGTGGTGATCGAGGCGATTCGCCAGGTGTTGAGCGATGAATTGCCGTTGCACACCCTGGACTTGACCACGCCGGTCAAGGATCAATTCGTGCAGGACCTGTTCGGCCTGCTGCCACCGGCGCTGGCGCGGGAAGCCAAGATCCAGTTCTGCGGCCCCACCGGCACCGACGCGGTGGAAGCCGCGCTGAAACTGGTGCGCACCGCCACCGGGCGCAGCACGGTGTTGTCGTTCCAGGGCGGTTATCACGGCATGAGCCAGGGCGCCCTGAGCCTGATGGGCAGCCTGGGGCCGAAAAAGCCGCTGGGCGCCTTGCTCGGCAATGGCGTGCAATTTTTGCCATTCCCTTATGACTACCGTTGCCCGTTCGGGCTGGGCGGGGCGGAAGGGGTCAAGGTCAACCTGCATTACCTGGAAAACCTGCTAAACGATCCCGAGGCCGGTGTGTTGCTGCCGGCGGCGGTGATCGTCGAGGTGGTGCAAGGCGAGGGCGGCGTGATCCCGGCCGATCTCGACTGGTTGCGCGGCCTGCGGCGCATTACCGAACAAGCCGGTGTGGCGTTGATTGTCGACGAAATCCAGAGTGGTTTTGGTCGCACCGGCAAGATGTTTGCCTTCGAACACGCCGGCATTGTCCCGGACGTGGTCGTACTGTCCAAAGCCATCGGCGGCAGCCTGCCACTGGCGGTGGTGGTGTATCGCGACTGGCTCGACACCTGGTTGCCGGGGGCCCATGCCGGGACCTTTCGGGGTAACCAGATGGCCATGGCGGCCGGGTCGGCGGTAATGCGCTACCTCAAGGACCATGACATTCCTGCCCATGCGGCGGCCATGGGCGAGCGCCTCGGCGAACACCTGCGCATCCTGCAACGCGACTTCCCGCAGATGGGGGACATTCGAGGCCGTGGGCTGATGCTTGGTGTGGAGCTGGTGGATCCTGCGGGCACACTCGACACCCAGGGCCATCCGCCGGTGCATCGCCACCTGGCGCCGCTGGTGCAGCGCGAATGCCTTAAGCGTGGGTTGATTCTTGAGCTGGGTGGGCGCCATGGCAGCGTCGTGCGTTTCCTGCCGCCGCTGGTGATCACCGCCGCAGAAATCGACCGTGTGGCCGAGATTTTTGGTCGTGCGCTGGCGGCAGCCGTTGCCAGCTTCTAA
- a CDS encoding TlpA disulfide reductase family protein, producing the protein MLTLTIGTFAIALNHLLLITALILATLVGWRVAKRGGENPESVLFTLFLLGMLAARVSFVLMYWAYYQNDPLQIVDLRDGGFLAWPGVIALVLGALIYGWRRPLLRKPLSAGVITGLAFWALTSLSLTLYEKGTQLPDITLRNANGETVQLADYKGGPLVINLWATWCPPCRREMPVLESAQRQRPDVTFLFVNQAESMQSVATYLATQGLNLDNVLFDASGRLGQAVGSMALPTTLFYQPDGRLINSHLGELSQASLARAMERFEPTTAKPALPATTRNSPCSASATC; encoded by the coding sequence ATGCTGACACTGACCATCGGCACGTTCGCCATCGCCCTGAATCACTTGCTGCTGATCACGGCGTTGATCCTCGCCACCCTGGTGGGCTGGCGGGTGGCCAAGCGCGGCGGCGAGAACCCGGAGTCGGTGCTGTTCACCCTGTTTTTGCTGGGGATGCTCGCCGCCCGCGTCAGCTTCGTGTTGATGTACTGGGCGTACTACCAAAATGACCCGCTGCAAATCGTCGACCTGCGCGACGGCGGCTTTCTCGCCTGGCCAGGCGTCATCGCGCTGGTCCTCGGCGCCCTGATCTACGGTTGGCGCCGCCCGCTATTGCGCAAGCCACTGAGCGCCGGGGTGATCACCGGCCTGGCGTTCTGGGCCTTGACCAGCCTGTCCCTGACCCTCTACGAAAAAGGCACCCAACTGCCGGATATCACCCTGCGCAACGCCAACGGCGAAACCGTGCAACTGGCCGACTACAAGGGCGGCCCGCTGGTGATCAACCTGTGGGCCACCTGGTGCCCGCCGTGCCGGCGTGAAATGCCGGTACTGGAAAGCGCCCAGCGCCAACGCCCGGACGTGACCTTCCTGTTCGTCAACCAGGCCGAAAGCATGCAAAGCGTCGCCACTTACCTGGCGACCCAGGGCCTGAACCTGGACAACGTGCTGTTCGACGCCAGCGGCCGCCTCGGCCAGGCCGTCGGTTCCATGGCCTTGCCCACCACCCTCTTCTATCAACCTGACGGCCGCCTGATCAACAGCCACCTGGGCGAGTTGTCCCAGGCCAGCCTGGCCCGCGCCATGGAGCGCTTCGAGCCGACCACCGCCAAACCGGCCCTGCCGGCCACCACAAGGAATTCGCCATGCTCCGCCTCCGCCACCTGCTGA
- a CDS encoding metal ABC transporter substrate-binding protein has translation MRPIFRPLLLALAIATPALAADGIKPLQIVANQGIGHAALNKARATKPLKVLAALPITYGLAQVLLNGTDVKLERAAPANLPGSRQVAYFTGRGAQALNTLALDADAAIGLRSLWPDDPLYPVARRSNIRIIEVDAARPVDGGLPGIAVQPGATDGLNSQPWQSSNNMGRMADVMAADLSRLAPAAKPQIEANLAALKQRLLKLTADSEARLAKAESLTVVSLSDHLGYLVSGLNLELVSTEPRADTDWTPEALQHLSESLKENEVAVVLHHRTPSDAVQAAVTAGGAKLLVLGTDGADPVAELEGNVEQVIKAL, from the coding sequence ATGCGCCCGATTTTTCGACCACTGCTTCTGGCCCTGGCCATTGCCACACCGGCGCTCGCTGCCGACGGCATCAAACCGCTGCAGATCGTCGCCAACCAAGGCATCGGGCACGCCGCCTTGAACAAGGCCCGCGCGACAAAACCGCTGAAAGTACTCGCCGCGCTGCCGATCACCTATGGCCTGGCACAGGTGCTGCTCAACGGCACCGACGTGAAGCTTGAACGCGCAGCGCCGGCCAACCTGCCCGGCTCGCGGCAAGTGGCCTATTTCACCGGGCGTGGTGCGCAGGCGCTCAACACGCTTGCCCTGGACGCCGACGCGGCCATCGGCCTGCGCTCGTTATGGCCGGATGACCCGCTGTACCCAGTGGCCCGACGCAGCAATATCCGCATCATCGAAGTCGACGCTGCCCGCCCGGTGGACGGTGGCTTGCCGGGCATTGCCGTGCAGCCGGGTGCCACCGACGGCCTGAACAGCCAGCCGTGGCAATCAAGCAACAATATGGGGCGCATGGCCGATGTGATGGCCGCCGACCTGAGCCGCCTGGCGCCCGCGGCCAAGCCGCAGATAGAGGCCAACCTGGCCGCGCTCAAGCAACGCCTGCTCAAGCTCACCGCCGACAGCGAGGCGCGACTGGCGAAGGCCGAAAGCCTGACGGTGGTCAGCTTGAGCGATCACTTGGGTTATCTGGTGAGCGGGTTGAACCTGGAACTGGTCAGCACTGAGCCACGGGCGGATACAGACTGGACACCCGAAGCGTTGCAGCATTTGAGTGAAAGCCTGAAGGAGAACGAGGTAGCCGTGGTGTTGCATCACCGCACGCCAAGCGATGCGGTACAGGCGGCGGTCACGGCGGGCGGGGCGAAGTTGCTGGTGCTGGGCACCGATGGCGCAGACCCGGTGGCGGAGCTTGAGGGCAATGTGGAGCAGGTGATCAAGGCGCTGTGA
- a CDS encoding ATP-binding protein → MSLRLRLTFKLGAAFVLIWALAAAWMLNDLRNQMMFSLDQRLVASARMVAGLMEQMPGLSSTGEGAHFSAGQLNVPGGMACQVSSLRGVILARSHTAPDQGLESRKSGFRDQMIDGVGWRSFTLSRGDLFITTADRQVEREALNLSILLAASVPVGVALLGCLCLLWLGIGQSLLPLNRMRDALMRRSADSLEPLQISPLPSELKPLLDTQNQLLQRIAKTIERERRLTGDAAHELRSPLTAIKTHLQVARMTEGAARDQSLAHAEEGADRLHRTLEQLLLLARVEGSLSFDDGLQSSAEQVAQLAIQDANGGDNQRIDLILSDSLCDKPVEMPVGLAVAALRNLLDNALRHTPADTRVELSVSSTGDNVVFRVRDHGAPISSEDLQHLTQRFWRNGSSPGCGLGLAIVQAIVQRCSCSLEFDSQADGMRVDLGMPLRR, encoded by the coding sequence ATGAGCCTGCGCCTGCGGCTGACCTTCAAGCTCGGTGCGGCCTTTGTGCTGATCTGGGCCTTGGCCGCCGCGTGGATGCTCAACGACCTGCGCAACCAGATGATGTTCTCCCTGGACCAGCGCCTGGTGGCATCGGCGCGCATGGTCGCCGGCTTGATGGAGCAGATGCCGGGCTTGTCCAGCACGGGCGAGGGCGCGCATTTCAGCGCCGGGCAATTGAATGTGCCGGGTGGCATGGCGTGCCAGGTCAGCTCCTTGCGCGGGGTGATTCTTGCCCGCAGCCACACCGCTCCGGACCAAGGGCTGGAGTCGCGCAAGAGCGGCTTTCGCGACCAGATGATTGATGGCGTGGGATGGCGCAGCTTTACTCTGTCCCGTGGCGATCTGTTTATCACCACTGCCGACCGGCAGGTAGAGCGTGAAGCCTTGAACCTGTCGATCCTGCTGGCCGCATCGGTGCCGGTGGGCGTGGCGCTGCTGGGTTGCCTGTGCCTGTTGTGGCTGGGGATCGGCCAAAGCCTGTTGCCGCTCAACCGCATGCGTGATGCTTTGATGCGCCGCAGTGCCGACTCCCTCGAGCCCTTGCAGATCAGCCCGCTGCCCAGCGAACTCAAGCCGCTGCTCGACACCCAGAACCAATTGCTGCAACGCATCGCCAAGACCATCGAGCGCGAGCGCCGCCTGACCGGCGATGCCGCCCACGAACTGCGCAGCCCGCTGACCGCGATCAAGACCCACCTGCAAGTGGCGCGTATGACCGAAGGCGCTGCGCGTGACCAGTCCCTGGCCCACGCGGAGGAAGGCGCCGACCGCTTGCACCGGACCCTGGAGCAATTACTGCTGCTGGCGCGGGTCGAAGGCAGCCTGTCGTTTGATGACGGCCTGCAATCGAGCGCCGAGCAAGTCGCACAACTGGCGATCCAGGATGCCAACGGCGGCGATAATCAGCGCATTGACCTGATCCTGTCGGACAGCCTCTGCGATAAACCAGTGGAAATGCCAGTAGGGCTGGCCGTCGCCGCCTTGCGCAACCTGCTGGACAACGCCCTGCGTCATACGCCGGCGGATACTCGGGTGGAACTGAGTGTGTCGAGCACGGGCGACAATGTGGTGTTCCGGGTGCGTGACCACGGCGCGCCGATTTCCAGCGAAGACTTGCAACATTTGACCCAGCGCTTCTGGCGCAACGGCAGCAGCCCGGGTTGCGGCCTGGGGCTGGCGATCGTCCAGGCGATTGTGCAGCGCTGTTCATGCTCGTTGGAATTCGACAGCCAGGCCGATGGCATGCGTGTCGACCTGGGCATGCCATTGCGTCGCTGA
- a CDS encoding response regulator — MHVLVCEDDELIASGIVAGLGAQGLTVERVGTASAARAMLKVAEFDVMVLDLGLPDEDGLKLLQQLRSQGLEIPVLILTARDSVTNRVDGLQAGADDYLLKPFDLRELAARLHTLLRRVAGRSVNVIEHGRLTYNPSSRETLLGGKSVDLSRREQALLQALLQNRGRVLSSEQLKDSVYGLNDELESNALNVHIHHLRRKLGNGIVETVRGLGYRLGPAAAGKDAS, encoded by the coding sequence ATGCACGTACTGGTCTGTGAAGACGATGAACTGATCGCCAGCGGCATCGTTGCCGGGCTCGGCGCCCAGGGGCTGACCGTGGAGCGCGTCGGCACGGCTTCGGCCGCCCGGGCGATGCTCAAGGTGGCGGAATTCGACGTGATGGTACTCGACCTCGGCCTGCCGGATGAAGACGGCTTGAAGCTGTTGCAGCAATTGCGCAGCCAGGGCCTGGAAATTCCGGTGCTGATCCTGACCGCGCGGGACTCGGTGACGAACCGGGTCGATGGCCTGCAGGCCGGTGCTGACGATTACCTGCTCAAGCCCTTCGACCTGCGCGAGCTCGCCGCGCGCCTGCACACCCTGTTGCGGCGGGTGGCCGGGCGTAGCGTCAACGTGATTGAACACGGGCGCTTGACCTACAACCCCAGCAGTCGTGAAACACTGCTGGGCGGTAAGTCGGTGGACCTGTCCCGCCGCGAGCAGGCGCTGTTGCAGGCCCTGCTGCAAAACCGTGGCCGCGTGCTGTCCAGCGAGCAGCTCAAAGACAGCGTCTACGGGCTTAACGACGAGCTGGAAAGCAACGCCCTCAACGTGCACATCCACCATCTGCGGCGCAAACTCGGCAACGGCATCGTCGAAACCGTGCGCGGCCTGGGCTATCGACTGGGCCCGGCTGCCGCAGGAAAGGACGCTTCGTGA
- a CDS encoding N-acetylmuramoyl-L-alanine amidase, protein MLVIDSTYSAKDFNERNGEAVRQVIVHYTAAPFASSLRTLTRDGVSAHYLLADPDDASYHAAGYDELRVFRLVDETQRAWHAGTSHWAGRDNLNSRSIGIEVVNQARDDAGVFTFPAYGAEQIDVLIALIRDIQVRYPAMAPTDILGHCDVAYWRKSDPGPRLPWRCLFEAGVGAWFDEPVKAAYARRFSMGLPPEMEVERAFQRYGYAPAKDRQGFRQRIRAFQMHFRPRDYCGQLDGETCAILYALNEKYTGI, encoded by the coding sequence ATGTTGGTTATCGACTCCACGTATTCCGCAAAAGACTTTAATGAGCGCAATGGCGAAGCTGTGCGCCAGGTGATCGTGCATTACACCGCTGCGCCCTTTGCCTCTTCATTGCGCACGCTGACCCGCGACGGTGTCAGCGCGCACTACTTGTTGGCCGACCCCGATGACGCCAGCTACCACGCCGCCGGCTACGACGAGCTACGGGTATTTCGCCTGGTGGACGAAACGCAACGCGCCTGGCATGCCGGCACCAGCCACTGGGCCGGGCGCGACAACCTCAATAGCCGCTCCATCGGCATTGAAGTCGTCAACCAGGCCCGGGATGACGCCGGTGTGTTTACCTTCCCGGCGTATGGCGCAGAGCAGATCGACGTGTTGATAGCCCTGATTCGTGACATTCAGGTGCGTTACCCGGCGATGGCTCCCACCGACATCCTCGGGCATTGCGACGTTGCCTATTGGCGCAAGAGCGACCCTGGGCCACGGCTGCCATGGCGCTGCCTGTTCGAGGCAGGCGTGGGTGCCTGGTTCGATGAGCCGGTCAAGGCAGCTTACGCGCGACGATTTTCCATGGGGTTGCCGCCGGAAATGGAGGTTGAACGGGCGTTTCAACGCTACGGTTATGCACCTGCAAAAGACCGGCAAGGCTTCCGACAACGGATCAGGGCGTTCCAGATGCACTTTCGGCCCCGTGATTATTGCGGACAACTGGACGGCGAGACGTGCGCGATTCTGTATGCCTTGAATGAAAAATACACAGGGATTTAA
- the dsbD gene encoding protein-disulfide reductase DsbD — MRHLFIFLLVVFAGFAQAAPGNNPFETKPDFLPVGKAFTFTSERLASGETQLFWQIADGYYLYQQRMKFDGLAQKPTLPQGEAHSDEFFGEQQVYRQGLEVKIPAGATGQVKVGWQGCADAGLCYPPQSITVDLGGNPAVAATGQAQDQSLASGLQQRSLGWSLLVFFGLGLLLAFAPCSLPMLPILAGLVVGSGASPRRGFALATSYVVCMALVYAALGVLAALLGGNLAALLQTPWILGSFAALFVILALPMFGFFELQLPTFLRDRLDNVSRNQSGGSLVGAGVLGALSGLLVGPCMTAPLAGALLYIAQSGNALHGGLILFAMGIGIGVPLLLLVTMGNRFLPKPGTWMNILKGIFGFLFLATAVLMIRPVVGETLWLGLWGVLALVMAYCGWRLARDFGRTAMLFGAGSLVLGLWGSVLVIGAAGGSDDLWQPLKVYSGSRVAGAPTAHEAFMTINDPAVLQSQLDSAKAQGQWVLVDYYADWCVSCKIMEKQVFGKPEVLDALRDVRLLRLDVTADNAASRELLGRYKVPGPPSFVWIGPDGEERRAQRITGEVDAAAFLQRWTQAREAL, encoded by the coding sequence ATGCGGCATCTGTTTATCTTTCTGCTGGTAGTGTTTGCTGGATTCGCCCAGGCCGCGCCGGGCAACAATCCTTTCGAGACCAAACCCGATTTCCTCCCGGTGGGCAAAGCCTTCACTTTTACCTCCGAGCGCCTGGCCTCCGGTGAAACCCAGCTGTTCTGGCAGATTGCCGACGGTTATTACCTGTACCAGCAGCGCATGAAATTCGACGGCCTGGCCCAAAAGCCGACGTTACCCCAGGGCGAAGCGCACAGCGATGAGTTCTTCGGCGAACAGCAAGTCTATCGCCAAGGCCTGGAAGTGAAGATTCCTGCTGGCGCCACCGGCCAGGTTAAAGTCGGCTGGCAAGGCTGCGCCGATGCCGGCCTGTGCTACCCGCCGCAATCGATCACCGTGGACCTGGGCGGCAACCCCGCCGTCGCCGCTACCGGCCAGGCCCAGGACCAAAGCCTGGCCAGCGGCCTGCAACAGCGCAGCCTGGGCTGGAGCCTGCTGGTGTTCTTCGGCCTGGGCCTGTTGCTGGCTTTTGCCCCGTGCTCCTTGCCAATGTTGCCGATCCTCGCCGGCCTTGTGGTCGGCAGCGGCGCCAGCCCACGACGCGGCTTTGCGCTGGCCACCAGCTACGTGGTGTGCATGGCGCTGGTGTATGCCGCCCTCGGCGTATTGGCCGCACTGCTTGGCGGCAACCTCGCCGCCCTGCTGCAAACCCCGTGGATCCTCGGCAGCTTCGCCGCCTTGTTTGTGATCCTGGCCTTGCCGATGTTCGGCTTCTTTGAACTGCAACTGCCCACATTCCTGCGGGACCGCCTGGACAACGTCAGCCGCAACCAGAGCGGCGGCAGCCTGGTGGGTGCCGGCGTGCTCGGTGCCTTGTCGGGCCTGCTGGTGGGCCCATGCATGACTGCGCCCCTGGCCGGCGCCCTGCTGTATATAGCCCAAAGCGGCAACGCCCTGCACGGCGGCCTGATCCTGTTTGCCATGGGCATCGGCATCGGCGTGCCGCTGTTGCTGCTGGTGACCATGGGTAACCGTTTCCTGCCCAAACCCGGCACCTGGATGAACATCCTCAAGGGCATCTTCGGCTTCCTGTTCCTCGCCACCGCCGTGTTGATGATTCGCCCGGTGGTCGGCGAAACCCTGTGGCTTGGCTTGTGGGGGGTGCTGGCGCTGGTCATGGCCTATTGCGGCTGGCGCCTGGCCCGGGATTTCGGGCGCACCGCCATGCTGTTCGGTGCCGGCTCGCTGGTGCTGGGCCTCTGGGGCAGCGTATTGGTGATCGGCGCAGCGGGTGGCAGCGACGACCTGTGGCAACCACTGAAGGTCTACAGCGGCTCACGGGTGGCCGGTGCTCCCACCGCCCACGAAGCCTTCATGACCATCAATGACCCGGCCGTGCTGCAAAGCCAGCTCGACAGCGCCAAGGCCCAGGGCCAATGGGTGCTGGTGGACTACTACGCCGACTGGTGCGTGTCGTGCAAGATCATGGAAAAACAGGTGTTCGGCAAACCCGAGGTACTGGACGCCCTCAGGGACGTACGCCTGCTGCGCCTCGACGTCACCGCCGACAACGCCGCCAGCCGCGAGCTGCTGGGCCGCTACAAGGTCCCCGGCCCGCCGAGCTTCGTCTGGATCGGCCCCGACGGTGAGGAGCGCCGCGCCCAGCGCATCACCGGCGAAGTCGACGCCGCTGCCTTCCTGCAACGCTGGACCCAAGCCCGGGAAGCCCTCTGA
- a CDS encoding metal ABC transporter permease: MSYEAFRLMVQGWASSGYLPEALAYGFVVNALLAGLLIGPVLGGLGTLVVVKRFAFFSEAVGHAALTGVAVGILLGEPYTGPYGSLFGYCLLFGILLNYLRNRTGLAPDTLIGVFLSVSLALGASLLLILAGKINVHILENVLFGSVLTVNGNDLLVLAIVGSLVMALALPLYNRIMLASFNPQLAAVRGVAVKTLDYLFVILVTLITVAAVKVIGAILVGALLVIPAAAARLLSQSLKGFFWISVVIATVSTLCGILLPIIFDLPIPSGAAIILVAGIAFALAAIARGTVPSLKGNLG, from the coding sequence TGGGCGTCATCCGGGTACTTGCCCGAAGCGCTGGCCTATGGGTTTGTGGTCAACGCCCTGCTCGCCGGCCTGCTGATCGGCCCGGTGCTGGGCGGCTTGGGCACCCTGGTGGTGGTCAAGCGCTTTGCGTTCTTTTCCGAAGCCGTGGGCCATGCGGCGCTGACCGGCGTGGCAGTGGGCATTCTGCTGGGGGAACCCTACACCGGGCCTTACGGCAGCCTGTTCGGTTACTGCCTGCTGTTCGGGATCCTGCTCAACTACTTGCGCAACCGCACCGGGCTGGCGCCGGATACCTTGATCGGCGTATTCCTGTCGGTGTCCCTGGCCCTGGGCGCGAGCCTGCTGTTGATTCTGGCAGGCAAGATCAACGTGCACATTCTCGAGAACGTACTGTTCGGCTCGGTGCTGACGGTTAACGGCAATGACCTGCTGGTGCTGGCGATTGTCGGTTCGCTGGTGATGGCCCTGGCCTTGCCGCTGTACAACCGCATCATGCTCGCCAGCTTCAACCCGCAACTGGCGGCGGTGCGCGGGGTGGCGGTGAAGACCCTGGATTATCTATTTGTGATCCTGGTGACGCTGATCACCGTTGCGGCGGTCAAGGTCATTGGCGCGATCCTGGTGGGCGCTTTGCTGGTGATTCCCGCCGCCGCCGCGCGCTTGTTGAGCCAGTCGCTCAAGGGCTTCTTCTGGATCTCGGTGGTGATCGCCACCGTCAGCACTCTGTGCGGGATCCTGCTGCCGATCATCTTCGACCTGCCAATTCCGTCCGGTGCCGCCATCATCCTGGTCGCCGGTATCGCCTTCGCCCTCGCCGCCATAGCCCGCGGCACGGTCCCCAGCCTGAAAGGGAATCTTGGATAA
- a CDS encoding MbtH family protein: protein MTSVFDREDILFQVVVNHEEQYSIWPDYKAVPEGWRTVGKSGMKKECLAYIEEVWTDMRPLSLRQKMDSQALTG from the coding sequence ATGACCTCAGTATTCGACCGCGAAGACATCCTGTTTCAGGTAGTGGTCAACCATGAAGAGCAATATTCCATCTGGCCCGACTACAAGGCCGTGCCGGAAGGCTGGCGCACGGTGGGTAAAAGCGGAATGAAGAAAGAGTGCCTGGCCTACATCGAAGAAGTGTGGACCGACATGCGCCCGTTGAGTCTGCGCCAGAAGATGGACAGCCAGGCACTGACGGGCTGA
- the dsbG gene encoding thiol:disulfide interchange protein DsbG: MLRLRHLLTLLPLTLAATLVQAEDWPAPIKNIEAKGAKIIGKFDAPSGLTGYAAQYQNRGMALYLTADGKSVIAGNLYDADGNDLSTAPLEKLVYAPMAKEVWAKMEHSNWIQDGNKDAPRIVYLFSDPNCPYCNMFWEQARPWVKSGKVQLRHIMVGIIREDSPGKSAALFAAKDPQQALEAHESAGKGSKLQALEKIPADIQAKLDSNMKLMDELELSATPAIFYLDDKGGLQQQQGAPSPDKLVKILGPK, translated from the coding sequence ATGCTCCGCCTCCGCCACCTGCTGACCCTGTTGCCCCTGACACTGGCCGCCACGCTTGTACAGGCCGAAGACTGGCCGGCGCCGATCAAAAACATCGAAGCCAAGGGGGCCAAGATCATCGGCAAGTTCGATGCACCCAGCGGCCTCACGGGTTATGCGGCGCAATACCAGAACCGCGGCATGGCGCTGTACCTGACCGCCGACGGCAAAAGCGTGATTGCCGGCAACCTGTACGACGCCGATGGCAATGACCTGAGCACCGCGCCCCTGGAAAAACTGGTATATGCGCCCATGGCCAAGGAAGTCTGGGCCAAGATGGAACACAGCAACTGGATCCAGGACGGCAACAAGGATGCGCCGCGCATCGTGTACCTGTTCAGCGACCCGAACTGCCCGTACTGCAACATGTTCTGGGAACAGGCACGGCCGTGGGTGAAGTCGGGCAAGGTACAGTTGCGGCACATCATGGTGGGGATTATTCGTGAGGACAGCCCGGGCAAGTCGGCCGCGCTGTTTGCCGCCAAGGATCCCCAGCAGGCGCTGGAAGCCCATGAGTCGGCCGGTAAAGGCAGCAAGTTGCAGGCGCTGGAGAAGATCCCGGCGGATATCCAGGCCAAGCTTGATTCGAACATGAAGCTGATGGACGAGCTGGAGTTGTCGGCGACGCCGGCGATTTTCTATCTGGATGACAAGGGCGGATTGCAGCAACAGCAAGGGGCGCCGTCGCCGGATAAGTTGGTGAAGATTCTGGGGCCGAAATAA